A region from the Vicia villosa cultivar HV-30 ecotype Madison, WI linkage group LG3, Vvil1.0, whole genome shotgun sequence genome encodes:
- the LOC131661020 gene encoding protein MEI2-like 1, with protein MPFEIMNQRGVTASSHLYDDVSYASEKNIGLRKPKSIHDDYAQGKSEIAASPGSILHTSSTLERNAKTGLPMSQTSLSGETSENLHFGGQAGIVDALKDSKESLNYHPRSWSDVHRQPASSSYGLIGNKIVTNAGPRESSLFSSSLSDMFSQKLRLLGNGVLSDQNITAGLLPEEEPYKSLEEIEADTIGDLLPDEDDLFSGVNDELGSSVHARANDDFEDLFSSGGGMELEGDELLVSGKRINGLDGDPAYFGGSNGKSPFGEQSSRTLFVRNVTSNVEDSELKALFEQYGDIRTIYTASKHRGFVMVSYYDLRAAQNAIKALQNRSFNSRKLDIHYSIPKGNASEKDIGHGTLMISGLDPSVLKDELKHIFGFYGEIKEIYEYSEMNHIKYIEFYDVRGAEASLRSLNGICIAGKHIKLEPGHPKIATCMMQPSQKGPDEPDIGHNLNDILFLRQKGVSSGVIASGGSLENGYNQRFHSPSQLPLNAFIDDKIFHSISNTTRGASAVPRFHPHSLPEYFDGLANGSPYNLSNTIKMAANIGTGSTEASDGRHIQGMSSTGNLADFNAGGNGSLPHHHQLYHMWNGSNLRQQSPSNAVVWQKTPSFVNGACAPGLPQMPSFARSPAHVLRASHVDHHVGSAPVVTGSPWERQHSYLGESPDAPGFRLGSLGNAGFPGSWQLHPPDLSSNMFSHVRGNVNDLTSSVGQGSPKQLSHVFPGRLPMTSMSKFDSTNERMRNLYHRRSEANNNHADKKQFELDLGRILRGEDNRTTLMIKNIPNKYTSKMLLTAIDESCRGAYDFLYLPIDFKNKCNVGYAFINMIEPAQIVPFHQAFNGKKWEKFNSEKVAVLAYARIQGKSALIAHFQNSSLMNEDKRCRPILFHTDGPNAGDPEPFPLGTNIRVRPGKLRNSVNEDNRIQGNSSSLASAEEFASGIDSSPSSSRDTD; from the exons CTTCATCTCACCTTTATGATGATGTTTCCTATGCTTCTGAG AAGAATATTGGATTACGGAAACCAAAATCCattcatgatgattatgcacAAG GAAAGAGTGAAATTGCAGCTTCACCTGGAAGCATTTTGCATACTTCATCAACCCTTGAAAGAAATGCAAAAACAGGCTTGCCAATGTCACAGACTAGTCTATCTGGAGAAACTTCAGAAAACCTGCACTTTGGTGGACAAGCTGGCATTGTAGATGCGCTGAAGGATTCAAAAGAATCGCTGAATTATCATCCGAGATCATGGTCTGATGTGCATAGGCAGCCAGCATCTAGCTCGTACGGTTTAATTGGCAACAAGATTGTCACCAATGCAGGCCCACGTGAAAGCAGTCTATTCTCAAGCTCACTCTCCGATATGTTTAGCCAAAAGT TGAGGTTGTTGGGAAATGGTGTTCTGTCTGATCAGAACATAACTGCTGGTCTTCTTCCCGAGGAAGAACCGTACAAATCTCTTGAAGAAATTGAGGCTGACACCATAGGGGATCTCCTTCCTGATGAAGATGATCTGTTTTCCGGTGTCAATGATGAATTAGGAAGCAGTGTTCATGCCAGAGCAAATGATGATTTTGAAGATTTGTTCAGCAGTGGTGGAGGCATGGAGTTGGAAGGAGATGAACTTCTAGTTTCAGGAAAAAGAATCAACGGCTTGGATGGAGATCCTGCTTACTTTGGGGGTTCTAATGGCAAAAGTCCTTTTGGCGAACAATCTTCTAGAACACTTTTTGTTAGAAACGTTACTAGCAATGTAGAAGACTCAGAGCTAAAGGCTCTCTTTGAG CAATATGGAGATATCCGAACCATTTATACTGCCTCCAAGCATCGTGGCTTTGTTATGGTTTCTTATTATGACCTAAGGGCAGCACAAAATGCAATTAAAGCACTTCAAAATAGGTCATTTAATTCTAGGAAACTGGATATACATTATTCAATTCCAAAG GGAAATGCTTCAGAGAAGGATATTGGCCATGGCACACTGATGATATCTGGTCTTGATCCATCTGTTTTAAAAGATgaactaaaacatatttttgggTTTTATGGAGAAATCAAAGAA ATCTATGAATACTCAGAAATGAATCAtataaaatatattgaattttatGATGTTCGAGGCGCAGAAGCTTCTCTTCGTTCATTGAATGGGATCTGCATTGCTGGGAAGCACATCAAGCTTGAACCTGGCCATCCTAAGATTGCAACATG TATGATGCAGCCATCTCAAAAGGGACCAGATGAACCTGATATTGGTCATAATCTCAATGACATCCTATTCTTAAGACAAAAGG GAGTGTCTTCTGGAGTTATTGCATCTGGTGGAAGCTTGGAAAATGGATATAATCAAAGATTTCATTCTCCATCACAGCTGCCTTTGAATGCTTTTATTGATGACAAAATTTTTCACAGTATTTCCAACACCACAAGAGGGGCATCTGCTGTTCCAAGATTCCACCCTCATTCTTTGCCTGAGTATTTTGATGGCCTGGCTAATGGTAGTCCTTACAATTTGTCAAACACCATTAAAATGGCCGCCAATATTGGAACTGGATCCACAGAAGCATCTGATGGCAGGCACATTCAGGGAATGAGCTCAACTGGAAACTTAGCAGATTTTAATGCCGGAG GAAATGGGAGTCTTCCCCATCACCACCAGCTTTATCATATGTGGAATGGCTCAAACTTGCGTCAGCAATCTCCATCAAATGCTGTGGTTTGGCAGAAAACACCATCTTTTGTTAATGGTGCTTGTGCTCCAGGTCTTCCACAGATGCCCAGTTTTGCCAGGTCACCGGCTCATGTTCTGAGGGCATCACATGTAGACCACCATGTTGGATCAGCACCAGTTGTTACAGGATCACCCTGGGAAAGACAACATTCTTACTTGGGAGAGTCTCCTGATGCTCCTGGTTTTAGATTGGGTTCTCTGGGAAATGCAGGTTTTCCTGGTAGCTGGCAGTTGCATCCTCCAGATCTTTCTAGCAACATGTTTTCTCATGTTCGTGGGAATGTTAACGATTTGACATCAAGTGTTGGgcagggttctcctaaacagttGTCACATGTCTTCCCTGGGAGACTTCCCATGACTTCAATGTCAAAATTTGATTCCACTAATGAACGAATGAGAAACCTCTATCATCGCAGAAGTGAAGCAAACAATAACCATGCTGATAAGAAACAATTTGAACTCGACCTAGGCCGCATATTGCGCGGGGAAGACAACCGAACAACGCTTATGATAAAAAATATTCCTAACAA GTATACTTCAAAGATGCTTCTTACAGCCATAGATGAGAGTTGTCGGGGAGCTTATGATTTTCTGTATTTGCCAATTGATTTTAAG AACAAGTGTAATGTTGGCTATGCATTCATCAATATGATTGAGCCTGCTCAAATCGTTCCATTCCACCAG GCTTTTAATGGGAAAAAATGGGAGAAGTTTAACAGTGAAAAGGTAGCTGTGCTTGCATATGCTCGAATTCAAGGAAAATCTGCTCTTATCGCTCATTTCCAGAATTCAAGCCTGATGAATGAAGATAAACGTTGTCGTCCTATTCTATTCCATACAGATGGTCCAAATGCTGGTGATCCG GAGCCTTTCCCCTTGGGTACCAATATTAGAGTAAGGCCCGGAAAATTACGCAATAGTGTCAACGAGGATAACCGTATTCAAGGGAATTCTTCATCATTGGCAAGTGCTGAGGAGTTTGCTAGCGGAATAGATTCTTCACCGAGTTCTTCAAGAGACACTGACTGA